One stretch of Miscanthus floridulus cultivar M001 chromosome 18, ASM1932011v1, whole genome shotgun sequence DNA includes these proteins:
- the LOC136520864 gene encoding probable histone acetyltransferase HAC-like 1 isoform X1: MNVGQTEHLSKQMSGQTVQMNFWQQHQPLQVASRHTGMDPLFSRMRNEMRHKILDWLRKETKPAESQSLEKLVEKLEEELYRLYSKADYHVMLKEQIEPRLQVAIRSLSSQGHQRQQMSRQTPSSSTYITMFPTPGSISNGYQDPSINIPQNSTANSDSSAMCPVIMQQQVDHMVQAPGFSHHQILPANPIGTNGAGCLNGQWNAMPLVQEQQPMPFSMNQSNYPLQHLGTHVGSGMDSRILENFSSYGSSDAQINGAMGSNMQLSNRAAARKEFTNLSSYGSLPEKSLQREFNRHPPQGTQTSLGVSRNCYGAIFATLTPTGNQNMDATNMLSTSRTKSALLTSQTTNQTLQPKPLIKSEVLDQTEKVNFRELQLPCKQIFQEQHYFEPNRPCSLFVREWKLGSDRDEQISSQGVLPYNEPMYSKANEDSDKIDHTSQQFVHHNIPIRVKSYSRQLFPPHVQNTKLMNNNMVQREMSEDAAEQHVSSNWHFPGYAMTPDHKQSKLPTKVYCFFIHAKFCPSPIGTCKLQGCVRAQEILKHSNDCQRIDCQYRYCRQSKEAIYHYNNCVNKHCPVCSKANESLNRYCDQTNKRDAIERSFNGVNGDTIDIKLVKAETFDDQPPVSKRLRLQPMLPNVSDSAYISFPQACPDFVSQQAQPKHPGQDKRIYPKQKLKIETDMQPPPKLEITRSGTVRKIGAVESYAIPGVSNHLDSHVEQQNCLPNKDTNEGVIDIKMNSSGSTDVFLSKTWKKKRKGISLLESLTLEQIYEHAHSTIQWVGQSKAKAEKNQLLGRWENVNSCQLCKVEKLFFEPPPKFCSPCGARIKKNAPYYSGTITESGPYYFCLPCYNESRSDSVLVDSIQFLKSKLEKKRNNDKFEEAWAQCDRCERWQHQICALFNAKRNAEEKDAEYICHSCCIEEIKDGSCTPLLHNTVPGAKDLPRTVLSNHIEEHLFQRLKEERQNRANKYGKSFNEVPGAEGLVVRVVSSVDKNLEVKPKFLELFQEENYPIEFPYKSKAILLFQRIDGVEVCLFGIYVQEYGAECAFPNQRRVYLSYLDSVKYFRPEIQTVSGEALRTFVYHEILIGYLRYCKQRGFTSCYIWACPPLKGDDYIMYCHPEIQKTPKSEKLREWYLSMIRKATDEGIVVELTNLYEHFFNSKTDCKAKVTAARLPYFDGDYWPGAAEDIINQIFLPEDDKNLRKGKVKKTTTKRALKAAGLTDLSGNASKDAMLMQKLGEAIYPMKEDLIMVHLQYSCRHCCILMVSGRRWVCNQCISFSICDNCYNVEQQRDEKERHPINSADLHTLHPVEIDGVPKDTKDRDGILESEFFDTRQAFLSLCQGNYYQYDTLRAAKHSSMMLLYHLHNPTEPAFVSTCNVCKNDIKTGEEWRCKECDYDECAACYKHNGGTNHFHKLTKHPAGADRDAHRKKSADMAQTMLRLVVHAAACRGPCQYLNCRKLKSVFHHGKNCQTRASNGCRVCKKMWTIIQLHARACKEAECSVPRCRHIKEHLRKMQRLQQQSESRRRAAVDEMMKQRAHKSV; the protein is encoded by the exons ATGAATGTTGGACAGACAGAACATCTGTCCAAGCAGATGTCGGGGCAGACAGTTCAGATGAACTTTTGGCAGCAGCACCAGCCGCTGCAAGTTGCTTCACGCCACACTGGCATGGATCCTCTATTCTCAAGAATGCGCAATGAAATGCGCCACAAGAT ACTTGATTGGCTTAGAAAGGAGACGAAACCTGCTGAGAGCCAGAGCCTTGAGAAACTTGTAGAGAAGTTAGAGGAAGAACTGTACAGACTGTACTCGAAG GCTGACTACCATGTAATGCTGAAAGAACAAATCGAGCCACGCTTGCAAGTTGCTATTAGGTCCCTCTCCAGCCAAGGTCATCAGCGTCAACAAATGTCACGTCAGACACCAAGTTCCTCCACCTACATCACAATGTTTCCAACACCTG GATCCATATCCAACGGCTACCAGGATCCATCCATCAACATACCACAAAATTCCACCGCTAATAGTGACTCATCAGCGATGTGTCCAGTGATTATGCAACAGCAGGTAGATCATATGGTTCAGGCTCCAGGATTTAGCCATCATCAGATTTTACCTGCCAATCCTATTGGCACTAATGGAGCTGGATGCCTCAATGGGCAGTGGAATGCCATGCCTCTAGTGCAGGAGCAGCAGCCGATGCCATTTTCTATGAACCAAAGTAACTATCCGCTGCAGCATCTAGGTACCCATGTTGGCTCTGGAATGGATTCAAGAATCCTGGAGAATTTCTCCTCATATGGTTCGTCGGATGCACAAATCAATGGTGCTATGGGCTCCAATATGCAGCTATCAAACAGAGCTGCAGCACGGAAAGAATTTACGAATTTGTCGTCTTATGGCAGTTTGCCTGAGAAATCATTGCAAAGAGAATTCAATCGTCATCCTCCACAGGGAACACAAA CATCATTGGGTGTTTCTAGAAATTGTTACGGTGCCATTTTTGCAACCTTAACACCTACAGGTAATCAGAACATGGATGCTACAAATATGTTGTCCACTTCAAGAACGAAATCTGCATTGCTCACAAGCCAGACAACCAATCAAACTCTTCAACCAAAACCTCTTATAAAATCCGAGGTATTGGATCAAACAGAAAAGGTTAACTTTAGGGAATTACAGTTGCCTTGCAAACAAATATTTCAGGAGCAACATTATTTTGAGCCTAATCGTCCTTGCTCCCTGTTTGTGAGGGAATGGAAGCTTGGTTCTGATCGTGATGAGCAAATATCAAGTCAAGGAGTTTTACCATATAATGAGCCAATGTATTCCAAAGCAAATGAAGATAGTGACAAAATAGACCATACCAGTCAACAATTTGTCCATCATAATATTCCCATTCGGGTCAAGTCATATTCTCGGCAGTTATTCCCTCCACATGTACAAAATACTAAACTGATGAATAATAACATGGTGCAGAGAGAAATGTCAGAAGATGCAGCAGAACAACATGTTTCATCTAATTGGCACTTTCCTGGTTATGCTATGACTCCCGATCATAAACAGTCAAAGCTTCCAACAAAAGTATACTGCTTTTTCATTCATGCAAAATTTTGTCCCAGTCCTATAGGTACTTGTAAATTACAAGGCTGTGTTCGTGCACAGGAGATATTAAAGCATTCTAATGACTGCCAAAGAATAGATTGCCAGTATAGATACTGCAGGCAATCAAAGGAGGCTATTTATCACTATAATAATTGTGTTAATAAGCATTGTCCTGTTTGTAGCAAAGCAAATGAAAGTCTGAACCGCTATTGTGATCAAACAAACAAGAGGGATGCAATTGAAAGAAGTTTCAATGGGGTAAATGGTGACACAATAGACATCAAACTGGTGAAAGCTGAAACCTTTGATGATCAACCACCTGTATCAAAGCGTTTAAGGTTGCAACCCATGCTTCCCAATGTATCTGATAGTGCTTATATCTCTTTTCCTCAAGCATGCCCAGATTTTGTGTCACAGCAAGCTCAACCTAAGCATCCTGGACAGGATAAAAGGATATATCCAAAACAAAAGCTAAAGATTGAGACTGATATGCAACCACCGCCAAAGCTTGAGATAACTAGATCTGGTACTGTTCGGAAAATTGGTGCAGTGGAAAGTTATGCAATTCCTGGTGTTTCAAATCATTTAGATTCACATGTTGAACAACAAAATTGTTTGCCAAACAAAGATACAAATGAAGGTGTTATTGATATTAAGATGAATTCAAGTGGATCTACAGATGTCTTTCTGTCCAAGACatggaaaaaaaagagaaaaggtaTTTCACTCTTGGAGTCGCTCACTCTAGAGCAAATATATGAACATGCCCATAGTACAATACAATGGGTTGGTCAG aGTAAGGCTAAAGCTGAAAAGAATCAATTACTAGGACGGTGGGAAAATGTGAACTCATGCCAGCTTTGCAAAGTAGAAAAGCTCTTTTTTGAGCCTCCACCTAAATTTTGTTCTCCCTGTGGTGCTCGGATAAAAAAGAATGCACCATATTATAGTGGTACTATCACTGAAAGTGGTCCCTACTACTTTTGCCTACCATGTTACAATGAGTCTCGCAGTGACTCAGTTTTGGTGGACAGTATTCAATTTCTCAAGTCAAAACTTGAGAAGAAAAGAAACAATGACAAGTTTGAAGAAGCA TGGGCTCAATGTGACAGATGTGAACGCTGGCAGCACCAGATTTGTGCTCTTTTTAATGCCAAAAGGAATGCTGAAGAAAAAGACGCAGAATATATCTGCCACAGTTGCTGtattgaagagataaaagatggTTCATGCACACCTTTACTGCATAATACTGTTCCTGGGGCGAAAGATCTGCCAAGGACTGTGCTCAGCAATCATATAGAAGAGCACCTTTTTCAACGCCTCAAAGAGGAGAGACAAAATAGGGCCAACAAATACGGGAAAAGTTTCAATGAG GTTCCTGGAGCAGAGGGGCTTGTGGTCAGAGTTGTTTCATCAGTGGacaagaatttggaagttaaaccaaaatttttggagcttttTCAAGAAGAGAATTACCCAATAGAGTTTCCTTACAAGTCCAAG GctattcttttatttcaaagaatAGATGGTGTGGAAGTATGCCTATTTGGCATATATGTGCAAGAATATGGAGCAGAATGTGCATTCCCAAACCAACGTCGTGTTTATTTGTCGTACCTTGATTCTGTCAAATATTTTAGACCTGAGATTCAAACGGTTTCTGGTGAAGCCCTACGAACGTTTGTGTACCATGAAATTCTG ATAGGTTATCTCCGGTATTGTAAGCAGCGGGGTTTCACTAGTTGTTACATATGGGCATGCCCACCTTTGAAAGGTGATGATTACATTATGTATTGTCATCCGGAGATTCAGAAGACACCAAAGTCTGAAAAACTGCGAGAATG GTACTTATCTATGATTCGAAAAGCTACTGATGAGGGTATAGTTGTTGAGCTGACAAATCTATACGAGCACTTTTTTAACTCTAAGACAGACTGCAAGGCTAAAGTGACCGCAGCTCGCTTGCCATATTTTGATGGTGATTATTGGCCTGGAGCTGCAGAAGATATAATCAACCAAATTTTCCTACCAGAAGATGACAAAAACTTGAGGAAGGGAAAGGTAAAGAAGACTACCACAAAAAGAGCTTTGAAAGCTGCTGGCCTTACCGATTTAAGTGGGAATGCTTCAAAGGATGCTATGCTGATGCAAAAG cttggagaagccatTTACCCAATGAAAGAAGATCTCATTATGGTCCATTTGCAGTATTCTTGTCGTCACTGCTGTATCCTTATGGTGTCTGGAAGGCGTTGGGTCTGCAATCAATGCATAAGCTTTTCTATTTGTGACAA TTGTTATAATGTAGAACAACAGCGTGACGAGAAGGAGAGGCACCCAATTAATAGTGCTGACTTGCATACACTACATCCA GTTGAAATTGATGGGGTGCCTAAAGATACCAAGGACAGAGATGGCATCTTAGAAAGTGAATTTTTTGACACCAGGCAGGCATTCCTGAGTCTCTGTCAAGGAAACTATTATCAATATGATACCCTTCGTGCTGCAAAACATTCCTCGATGATGTTGCTATATCATCTTCACAATCCAACTGAACCAGCTTTCGTTAGCACATGTAATGTCTGCAAGAATGATATCAAAACTGGTGAAGAGTGGCGGTGCAAAGAATGTGATTATGATGAGTGTGCTGCTTGTTACAAACACAATGGAGGGACCAATCATTTCCACAAGTTAACGAAGCATCCAGCGGGAGCAGACAGGGATGCTCATCGAAAGAAGAGTGCTGACATG GCACAGACAATGCTTCGACTTGTGGTGCACGCGGCAGCATGCCGTGGTCCTTGTCAGTACCTCAACTGCCGAAAACTTAAGTCAGTCTTCCATCATGGGAAGAATTGCCAGACACGTGCATCGAATGGCTGTCGTGTGTGTAAGAAAATGTGGACCATTATCCAGTTACATGCAAGAGCTTGCAAAGAAGCAGAATGTAGTGTTCCCAGATGCAG GCACATAAAGGAGCATCTGAGAAAGATGCAACGGCTGCAACAGCAGTCTGAGTCCCGGAGGCGCGCTGCTGTTGATGAGATGATGAAGCAACGAGCTCACAAGTCGGTATGA
- the LOC136520864 gene encoding probable histone acetyltransferase HAC-like 1 isoform X3 codes for MNVGQTEHLSKQMSGQTVQMNFWQQHQPLQVASRHTGMDPLFSRMRNEMRHKILDWLRKETKPAESQSLEKLVEKLEEELYRLYSKADYHVMLKEQIEPRLQVAIRSLSSQGHQRQQMSRQTPSSSTYITMFPTPGSISNGYQDPSINIPQNSTANSDSSAMCPVIMQQQWNAMPLVQEQQPMPFSMNQSNYPLQHLGTHVGSGMDSRILENFSSYGSSDAQINGAMGSNMQLSNRAAARKEFTNLSSYGSLPEKSLQREFNRHPPQGTQTSLGVSRNCYGAIFATLTPTGNQNMDATNMLSTSRTKSALLTSQTTNQTLQPKPLIKSEVLDQTEKVNFRELQLPCKQIFQEQHYFEPNRPCSLFVREWKLGSDRDEQISSQGVLPYNEPMYSKANEDSDKIDHTSQQFVHHNIPIRVKSYSRQLFPPHVQNTKLMNNNMVQREMSEDAAEQHVSSNWHFPGYAMTPDHKQSKLPTKVYCFFIHAKFCPSPIGTCKLQGCVRAQEILKHSNDCQRIDCQYRYCRQSKEAIYHYNNCVNKHCPVCSKANESLNRYCDQTNKRDAIERSFNGVNGDTIDIKLVKAETFDDQPPVSKRLRLQPMLPNVSDSAYISFPQACPDFVSQQAQPKHPGQDKRIYPKQKLKIETDMQPPPKLEITRSGTVRKIGAVESYAIPGVSNHLDSHVEQQNCLPNKDTNEGVIDIKMNSSGSTDVFLSKTWKKKRKGISLLESLTLEQIYEHAHSTIQWVGQSKAKAEKNQLLGRWENVNSCQLCKVEKLFFEPPPKFCSPCGARIKKNAPYYSGTITESGPYYFCLPCYNESRSDSVLVDSIQFLKSKLEKKRNNDKFEEAWAQCDRCERWQHQICALFNAKRNAEEKDAEYICHSCCIEEIKDGSCTPLLHNTVPGAKDLPRTVLSNHIEEHLFQRLKEERQNRANKYGKSFNEVPGAEGLVVRVVSSVDKNLEVKPKFLELFQEENYPIEFPYKSKAILLFQRIDGVEVCLFGIYVQEYGAECAFPNQRRVYLSYLDSVKYFRPEIQTVSGEALRTFVYHEILIGYLRYCKQRGFTSCYIWACPPLKGDDYIMYCHPEIQKTPKSEKLREWYLSMIRKATDEGIVVELTNLYEHFFNSKTDCKAKVTAARLPYFDGDYWPGAAEDIINQIFLPEDDKNLRKGKVKKTTTKRALKAAGLTDLSGNASKDAMLMQKLGEAIYPMKEDLIMVHLQYSCRHCCILMVSGRRWVCNQCISFSICDNCYNVEQQRDEKERHPINSADLHTLHPVEIDGVPKDTKDRDGILESEFFDTRQAFLSLCQGNYYQYDTLRAAKHSSMMLLYHLHNPTEPAFVSTCNVCKNDIKTGEEWRCKECDYDECAACYKHNGGTNHFHKLTKHPAGADRDAHRKKSADMAQTMLRLVVHAAACRGPCQYLNCRKLKSVFHHGKNCQTRASNGCRVCKKMWTIIQLHARACKEAECSVPRCRHIKEHLRKMQRLQQQSESRRRAAVDEMMKQRAHKSV; via the exons ATGAATGTTGGACAGACAGAACATCTGTCCAAGCAGATGTCGGGGCAGACAGTTCAGATGAACTTTTGGCAGCAGCACCAGCCGCTGCAAGTTGCTTCACGCCACACTGGCATGGATCCTCTATTCTCAAGAATGCGCAATGAAATGCGCCACAAGAT ACTTGATTGGCTTAGAAAGGAGACGAAACCTGCTGAGAGCCAGAGCCTTGAGAAACTTGTAGAGAAGTTAGAGGAAGAACTGTACAGACTGTACTCGAAG GCTGACTACCATGTAATGCTGAAAGAACAAATCGAGCCACGCTTGCAAGTTGCTATTAGGTCCCTCTCCAGCCAAGGTCATCAGCGTCAACAAATGTCACGTCAGACACCAAGTTCCTCCACCTACATCACAATGTTTCCAACACCTG GATCCATATCCAACGGCTACCAGGATCCATCCATCAACATACCACAAAATTCCACCGCTAATAGTGACTCATCAGCGATGTGTCCAGTGATTATGCAACAGCAG TGGAATGCCATGCCTCTAGTGCAGGAGCAGCAGCCGATGCCATTTTCTATGAACCAAAGTAACTATCCGCTGCAGCATCTAGGTACCCATGTTGGCTCTGGAATGGATTCAAGAATCCTGGAGAATTTCTCCTCATATGGTTCGTCGGATGCACAAATCAATGGTGCTATGGGCTCCAATATGCAGCTATCAAACAGAGCTGCAGCACGGAAAGAATTTACGAATTTGTCGTCTTATGGCAGTTTGCCTGAGAAATCATTGCAAAGAGAATTCAATCGTCATCCTCCACAGGGAACACAAA CATCATTGGGTGTTTCTAGAAATTGTTACGGTGCCATTTTTGCAACCTTAACACCTACAGGTAATCAGAACATGGATGCTACAAATATGTTGTCCACTTCAAGAACGAAATCTGCATTGCTCACAAGCCAGACAACCAATCAAACTCTTCAACCAAAACCTCTTATAAAATCCGAGGTATTGGATCAAACAGAAAAGGTTAACTTTAGGGAATTACAGTTGCCTTGCAAACAAATATTTCAGGAGCAACATTATTTTGAGCCTAATCGTCCTTGCTCCCTGTTTGTGAGGGAATGGAAGCTTGGTTCTGATCGTGATGAGCAAATATCAAGTCAAGGAGTTTTACCATATAATGAGCCAATGTATTCCAAAGCAAATGAAGATAGTGACAAAATAGACCATACCAGTCAACAATTTGTCCATCATAATATTCCCATTCGGGTCAAGTCATATTCTCGGCAGTTATTCCCTCCACATGTACAAAATACTAAACTGATGAATAATAACATGGTGCAGAGAGAAATGTCAGAAGATGCAGCAGAACAACATGTTTCATCTAATTGGCACTTTCCTGGTTATGCTATGACTCCCGATCATAAACAGTCAAAGCTTCCAACAAAAGTATACTGCTTTTTCATTCATGCAAAATTTTGTCCCAGTCCTATAGGTACTTGTAAATTACAAGGCTGTGTTCGTGCACAGGAGATATTAAAGCATTCTAATGACTGCCAAAGAATAGATTGCCAGTATAGATACTGCAGGCAATCAAAGGAGGCTATTTATCACTATAATAATTGTGTTAATAAGCATTGTCCTGTTTGTAGCAAAGCAAATGAAAGTCTGAACCGCTATTGTGATCAAACAAACAAGAGGGATGCAATTGAAAGAAGTTTCAATGGGGTAAATGGTGACACAATAGACATCAAACTGGTGAAAGCTGAAACCTTTGATGATCAACCACCTGTATCAAAGCGTTTAAGGTTGCAACCCATGCTTCCCAATGTATCTGATAGTGCTTATATCTCTTTTCCTCAAGCATGCCCAGATTTTGTGTCACAGCAAGCTCAACCTAAGCATCCTGGACAGGATAAAAGGATATATCCAAAACAAAAGCTAAAGATTGAGACTGATATGCAACCACCGCCAAAGCTTGAGATAACTAGATCTGGTACTGTTCGGAAAATTGGTGCAGTGGAAAGTTATGCAATTCCTGGTGTTTCAAATCATTTAGATTCACATGTTGAACAACAAAATTGTTTGCCAAACAAAGATACAAATGAAGGTGTTATTGATATTAAGATGAATTCAAGTGGATCTACAGATGTCTTTCTGTCCAAGACatggaaaaaaaagagaaaaggtaTTTCACTCTTGGAGTCGCTCACTCTAGAGCAAATATATGAACATGCCCATAGTACAATACAATGGGTTGGTCAG aGTAAGGCTAAAGCTGAAAAGAATCAATTACTAGGACGGTGGGAAAATGTGAACTCATGCCAGCTTTGCAAAGTAGAAAAGCTCTTTTTTGAGCCTCCACCTAAATTTTGTTCTCCCTGTGGTGCTCGGATAAAAAAGAATGCACCATATTATAGTGGTACTATCACTGAAAGTGGTCCCTACTACTTTTGCCTACCATGTTACAATGAGTCTCGCAGTGACTCAGTTTTGGTGGACAGTATTCAATTTCTCAAGTCAAAACTTGAGAAGAAAAGAAACAATGACAAGTTTGAAGAAGCA TGGGCTCAATGTGACAGATGTGAACGCTGGCAGCACCAGATTTGTGCTCTTTTTAATGCCAAAAGGAATGCTGAAGAAAAAGACGCAGAATATATCTGCCACAGTTGCTGtattgaagagataaaagatggTTCATGCACACCTTTACTGCATAATACTGTTCCTGGGGCGAAAGATCTGCCAAGGACTGTGCTCAGCAATCATATAGAAGAGCACCTTTTTCAACGCCTCAAAGAGGAGAGACAAAATAGGGCCAACAAATACGGGAAAAGTTTCAATGAG GTTCCTGGAGCAGAGGGGCTTGTGGTCAGAGTTGTTTCATCAGTGGacaagaatttggaagttaaaccaaaatttttggagcttttTCAAGAAGAGAATTACCCAATAGAGTTTCCTTACAAGTCCAAG GctattcttttatttcaaagaatAGATGGTGTGGAAGTATGCCTATTTGGCATATATGTGCAAGAATATGGAGCAGAATGTGCATTCCCAAACCAACGTCGTGTTTATTTGTCGTACCTTGATTCTGTCAAATATTTTAGACCTGAGATTCAAACGGTTTCTGGTGAAGCCCTACGAACGTTTGTGTACCATGAAATTCTG ATAGGTTATCTCCGGTATTGTAAGCAGCGGGGTTTCACTAGTTGTTACATATGGGCATGCCCACCTTTGAAAGGTGATGATTACATTATGTATTGTCATCCGGAGATTCAGAAGACACCAAAGTCTGAAAAACTGCGAGAATG GTACTTATCTATGATTCGAAAAGCTACTGATGAGGGTATAGTTGTTGAGCTGACAAATCTATACGAGCACTTTTTTAACTCTAAGACAGACTGCAAGGCTAAAGTGACCGCAGCTCGCTTGCCATATTTTGATGGTGATTATTGGCCTGGAGCTGCAGAAGATATAATCAACCAAATTTTCCTACCAGAAGATGACAAAAACTTGAGGAAGGGAAAGGTAAAGAAGACTACCACAAAAAGAGCTTTGAAAGCTGCTGGCCTTACCGATTTAAGTGGGAATGCTTCAAAGGATGCTATGCTGATGCAAAAG cttggagaagccatTTACCCAATGAAAGAAGATCTCATTATGGTCCATTTGCAGTATTCTTGTCGTCACTGCTGTATCCTTATGGTGTCTGGAAGGCGTTGGGTCTGCAATCAATGCATAAGCTTTTCTATTTGTGACAA TTGTTATAATGTAGAACAACAGCGTGACGAGAAGGAGAGGCACCCAATTAATAGTGCTGACTTGCATACACTACATCCA GTTGAAATTGATGGGGTGCCTAAAGATACCAAGGACAGAGATGGCATCTTAGAAAGTGAATTTTTTGACACCAGGCAGGCATTCCTGAGTCTCTGTCAAGGAAACTATTATCAATATGATACCCTTCGTGCTGCAAAACATTCCTCGATGATGTTGCTATATCATCTTCACAATCCAACTGAACCAGCTTTCGTTAGCACATGTAATGTCTGCAAGAATGATATCAAAACTGGTGAAGAGTGGCGGTGCAAAGAATGTGATTATGATGAGTGTGCTGCTTGTTACAAACACAATGGAGGGACCAATCATTTCCACAAGTTAACGAAGCATCCAGCGGGAGCAGACAGGGATGCTCATCGAAAGAAGAGTGCTGACATG GCACAGACAATGCTTCGACTTGTGGTGCACGCGGCAGCATGCCGTGGTCCTTGTCAGTACCTCAACTGCCGAAAACTTAAGTCAGTCTTCCATCATGGGAAGAATTGCCAGACACGTGCATCGAATGGCTGTCGTGTGTGTAAGAAAATGTGGACCATTATCCAGTTACATGCAAGAGCTTGCAAAGAAGCAGAATGTAGTGTTCCCAGATGCAG GCACATAAAGGAGCATCTGAGAAAGATGCAACGGCTGCAACAGCAGTCTGAGTCCCGGAGGCGCGCTGCTGTTGATGAGATGATGAAGCAACGAGCTCACAAGTCGGTATGA